A region of Paraburkholderia sp. BL23I1N1 DNA encodes the following proteins:
- a CDS encoding transposase: MPAPIIDDELWALIEPLLPPPKPRRRRYPGRLPVSDRAALNGILLVLKTGMRWNHFPTRLGFGSGATCWRRLHDWQQAGVWDKLHGLLLDKLRESGQLDFSYAAVDSSSVRAVGAGQKLGQTPPIAHDQGPNTTSP; this comes from the coding sequence ATGCCGGCACCTATCATCGATGACGAACTGTGGGCACTGATCGAACCGCTACTTCCACCGCCCAAACCGCGACGCAGGCGGTACCCTGGACGGCTGCCGGTCTCGGACCGTGCAGCACTCAATGGCATCCTGCTCGTGCTGAAGACAGGGATGCGATGGAACCATTTCCCGACCCGCCTGGGCTTCGGCTCTGGAGCGACGTGCTGGCGTCGGTTGCACGACTGGCAGCAGGCCGGAGTGTGGGACAAGCTGCACGGGCTACTGCTCGACAAGCTGCGCGAATCTGGCCAGCTCGATTTCTCATATGCGGCTGTCGATTCATCGTCCGTGCGAGCCGTTGGGGCCGGCCAAAAACTGGGCCAAACCCCACCGATCGCGCACGACCAGGGTCCAAACACCACGTCCCCGTAG
- a CDS encoding IS5 family transposase: protein MVRASRWGRPKTGPNPTDRARPGSKHHVPVDANGVPVSVIVTGANRNDVTQLLPLVDAIPPIRGTRGRPLRKPKVIYADRGYDSVSHRRRLRERGIRPAIARRRTEHGSGLGKFRWVVERTHSWLHGFRRLRIRFERRSDIHEAFLKLACSLVCWNIFSRTERPF, encoded by the coding sequence ATCGTCCGTGCGAGCCGTTGGGGCCGGCCAAAAACTGGGCCAAACCCCACCGATCGCGCACGACCAGGGTCCAAACACCACGTCCCCGTAGACGCGAACGGCGTTCCTGTCAGCGTGATCGTGACCGGCGCGAACCGCAACGATGTCACGCAACTGCTGCCGCTGGTCGATGCTATCCCGCCGATTCGCGGCACTCGTGGCCGACCGCTTCGCAAGCCCAAGGTCATCTACGCCGACCGTGGCTACGACTCCGTCTCGCATCGCCGCAGACTTCGCGAGCGTGGCATCAGACCGGCCATCGCCAGGCGCCGCACCGAACACGGCAGCGGCCTCGGCAAGTTCCGTTGGGTCGTCGAACGGACTCATTCGTGGCTCCATGGTTTCCGTCGTCTTCGCATTCGCTTCGAACGCCGATCTGACATTCATGAAGCATTCCTCAAACTAGCCTGCTCACTCGTCTGCTGGAACATCTTCAGCCGAACTGAGCGCCCTTTTTGA